A genomic stretch from Marinobacter fonticola includes:
- a CDS encoding TetR/AcrR family transcriptional regulator — MARKPRQERAKATVNAIVEAGFIAMAERGPSATTTRQIADIAGVGVGSLYEYFDNKEAIFSVMSERFVADTVAMIQPLVPDLVRMPIADAIKELLNSFRDFLQEDGGRYLNCIQYAMTLDFEMYLEPLQKTLSELVTQYLMHHPETLQIRSIPTMSYIMINGGIFAVVRHLTDPNPPIGFDELADGLARMVGHYTEQEIQIAKATRDRLSKEGEGQEKE; from the coding sequence ATGGCGAGAAAACCCAGACAGGAACGGGCCAAGGCCACCGTCAATGCCATCGTCGAGGCCGGTTTCATTGCCATGGCCGAACGCGGCCCTTCGGCAACCACCACTCGGCAAATCGCTGATATTGCAGGGGTGGGAGTGGGATCGCTCTACGAGTACTTCGACAACAAGGAGGCCATCTTCAGCGTCATGTCCGAGCGCTTCGTGGCGGATACCGTGGCGATGATTCAGCCGCTAGTTCCCGATCTTGTTCGGATGCCGATAGCGGACGCGATAAAGGAGTTGTTGAACAGCTTCCGGGATTTCCTTCAGGAAGACGGTGGTCGCTATCTGAACTGTATCCAGTACGCCATGACTCTGGACTTCGAGATGTACCTGGAACCGCTGCAGAAAACACTTTCCGAACTGGTGACTCAGTACCTGATGCATCACCCGGAAACCCTGCAGATCCGGAGCATTCCAACGATGAGCTACATCATGATCAACGGCGGCATTTTTGCGGTGGTCCGGCATTTGACCGACCCCAATCCGCCCATCGGTTTCGACGAACTGGCAGACGGTTTGGCACGAATGGTGGGCCATTACACGGAACAGGAAATCCAGATCGCCAAAGCGACTCGGGACCGGCTATCCAAGGAAGGAGAAGGACAAGAAAAAGAGTGA
- the trxA gene encoding thioredoxin translates to MSQQPINVTVDTFEQEVINSEKPVLVDFWAEWCGPCKSVAPLLEEVADDQADTLKVAKVDVDAYGELAVKFGIRSIPTLMMFKGGEPVGTQIGAVGARELNGFIETHV, encoded by the coding sequence ATGAGCCAGCAACCGATAAATGTCACTGTCGACACGTTCGAGCAGGAAGTGATCAACTCCGAGAAGCCGGTGTTAGTCGACTTTTGGGCAGAATGGTGCGGACCCTGTAAATCCGTCGCGCCTCTGCTGGAAGAGGTCGCCGATGATCAGGCCGATACCTTGAAGGTGGCGAAAGTGGATGTGGATGCCTACGGCGAGCTAGCCGTGAAGTTCGGTATCCGCTCCATTCCCACGCTGATGATGTTCAAGGGCGGCGAACCGGTCGGTACCCAAATCGGAGCCGTTGGCGCCCGTGAGCTCAACGGCTTTATCGAAACCCATGTGTAA
- a CDS encoding EAL domain-containing protein: MAEFPPMSLRLRYRVWLPLLLFFAIGAYCLSLNLAPAEGFEHASPLMSQPPPKSLQPNIRFRTESLERTLRHRSWMDDQGWLPMEIHGAGLGYLDTPVTFQVELTNASVHSLSLLLRIQAPSLDQVRAVALGDAGEIERLPTLGDTFPFAERMVALPELIWPVTLSPSSDSTFLFEVVNAGPTLFPFAATPPEQLLSQIGGEIVWKAGLYGLLLFALIFDLALLLTLRSMAAAWLTCLLGTVLVVQLCLDGFGLWLLWPQWPAMNNLLTPMLPLGAIALLGFSRHFLGLGRRARRVFCLASMPLLAVAVLAPLHVPGVGQVTALVGASAAPLLVLGVALFHTRENPQARYLALALVLLLSGSAIAMLRTIGWVPVNAVTTSGYYLGTAAAAVFLTLVVGYRLLEERRQRVSATQKVAEERQLRTRLEQDYDRLMASHPVSRRPNRPIMEQTLDQLIQSGQSFVVGLLRLERYGEIERALGYQEAENLLRVYLTRFCRYLEGQFPEQLVLFQGHALGTVDTANHVIALRTDYGSLPWNVIRQWLEQPFSEDHYAFSWRSKLGLAYAPEHGSGGSQLISRAGFASVATDTAINVYDPRSEEEQNLQHFLILDLDRALRTGSIYLAYQPKVCLRDSRVIAYEALIRWNHPDYGPIRPDQWIPFAEHVGAIHGVTLWAIERAVQDLSALERQAGRPVPVAVNISARDLARADFHTEALGILARHNVTPNNMILEITETAVMRNTDQARQMLEKLNRAGFRIALDDFGTGYSSLSALASFNLDELKIDRNFLTDIPSNDIRQRIFHTAVELGDALNLRIVVEGVETEAVANWLQRYPGLCGQGYYWGRPEPLSTL; the protein is encoded by the coding sequence ATGGCTGAGTTTCCGCCTATGTCTTTGCGTCTGCGCTACCGGGTTTGGCTACCGCTGCTTCTGTTCTTCGCTATCGGCGCCTATTGCCTGAGTCTTAACCTGGCACCGGCCGAGGGCTTCGAACACGCATCACCCCTGATGTCCCAACCCCCGCCCAAGTCCCTTCAACCCAACATCCGGTTCCGCACCGAAAGTCTGGAACGGACCCTTCGGCATCGAAGCTGGATGGATGACCAAGGCTGGCTTCCCATGGAAATCCATGGCGCGGGGCTGGGATATCTGGATACGCCCGTCACCTTCCAAGTAGAGCTGACCAACGCATCGGTCCACTCATTGTCGCTACTGCTTCGTATACAGGCGCCTTCGCTGGATCAGGTTCGCGCCGTCGCTCTGGGCGATGCGGGTGAAATCGAGCGCCTACCGACTTTGGGCGACACCTTTCCCTTCGCCGAACGTATGGTGGCCTTACCCGAGCTGATCTGGCCGGTGACGCTTAGCCCCTCCTCTGACAGCACGTTTCTGTTCGAAGTGGTCAACGCTGGCCCCACCCTGTTCCCCTTTGCCGCCACGCCCCCCGAACAACTCCTGAGCCAAATCGGCGGCGAGATCGTGTGGAAAGCCGGCCTCTATGGCCTATTGCTGTTCGCGCTGATATTCGACCTCGCCTTGCTGCTGACCCTACGCAGCATGGCGGCGGCCTGGCTTACCTGCCTGCTTGGCACCGTTCTGGTCGTCCAACTGTGTCTGGACGGCTTTGGGCTCTGGTTGCTGTGGCCTCAGTGGCCAGCCATGAACAACCTGCTGACACCGATGCTTCCCCTAGGCGCTATCGCCCTGCTCGGTTTCAGCCGCCATTTCCTTGGGTTGGGTCGCCGCGCCCGCCGAGTATTTTGCCTTGCATCCATGCCGTTGCTCGCCGTGGCCGTTCTGGCGCCACTGCATGTGCCCGGCGTCGGTCAGGTCACGGCACTGGTAGGCGCCAGCGCCGCGCCGTTGCTGGTGCTCGGCGTCGCCCTGTTTCATACCCGCGAGAATCCGCAAGCACGTTACCTGGCCCTGGCCCTTGTGTTGCTACTGTCCGGTTCCGCCATCGCCATGTTGAGAACCATCGGCTGGGTGCCGGTCAATGCCGTGACCACGTCGGGCTATTATCTGGGTACTGCGGCAGCCGCCGTTTTCCTCACCTTGGTCGTAGGCTATCGTCTGCTGGAAGAGCGGCGCCAACGCGTGAGCGCCACCCAGAAAGTGGCGGAAGAGCGTCAACTGCGCACGCGGCTCGAGCAGGACTACGATCGTCTGATGGCCTCGCACCCAGTGTCCCGCCGTCCCAACCGGCCCATTATGGAGCAGACGCTGGACCAACTGATTCAATCGGGGCAATCCTTCGTGGTGGGTCTGTTGAGGCTGGAGCGCTACGGGGAAATCGAACGAGCGCTGGGTTATCAGGAAGCGGAAAACCTGCTCCGCGTCTACCTCACCCGTTTTTGCCGCTACCTGGAAGGTCAATTCCCCGAACAACTGGTGCTTTTCCAGGGCCATGCGCTGGGGACGGTAGACACCGCCAACCATGTGATTGCGCTGCGCACCGACTACGGTAGCCTGCCCTGGAACGTGATCCGCCAATGGCTGGAACAGCCCTTCAGCGAGGATCACTACGCCTTTAGCTGGCGCTCGAAGTTGGGGCTGGCCTATGCGCCCGAACATGGCAGCGGCGGTTCCCAACTGATTTCACGTGCGGGCTTTGCTTCGGTGGCGACGGATACGGCCATCAACGTCTACGATCCGCGCTCCGAGGAAGAACAAAACCTGCAGCACTTCCTCATCCTCGATCTCGACCGGGCCCTGCGCACCGGTAGCATTTATCTCGCATACCAGCCCAAAGTCTGCCTCAGGGACAGTCGCGTCATCGCCTACGAAGCGCTGATTCGCTGGAACCATCCAGACTACGGGCCCATTCGTCCCGATCAGTGGATACCCTTTGCCGAGCACGTCGGCGCTATCCACGGCGTTACCCTCTGGGCGATCGAGCGGGCGGTGCAGGATTTGTCGGCGCTGGAGCGGCAAGCGGGGCGCCCGGTACCGGTAGCGGTCAACATCTCCGCCCGCGACCTTGCGCGCGCCGACTTCCATACCGAGGCCCTAGGCATCCTCGCGCGCCATAACGTAACGCCCAACAACATGATTCTCGAAATCACCGAAACCGCGGTCATGCGCAACACCGATCAGGCCCGGCAAATGCTGGAAAAGCTCAACCGCGCCGGTTTCCGCATTGCCTTGGATGATTTTGGTACCGGTTACTCGTCCCTGAGCGCTCTCGCCTCCTTCAACCTGGACGAGCTGAAGATCGATCGCAACTTCCTCACGGATATTCCGTCGAACGACATCCGCCAGCGCATCTTTCATACCGCGGTCGAGCTGGGCGATGCATTGAACCTGAGAATCGTGGTCGAAGGGGTGGAAACCGAGGCCGTCGCCAACTGGCTGCAGCGCTATCCCGGTCTTTGCGGGCAGGGCTACTACTGGGGCCGGCCGGAACCTCTCTCAACCTTGTAG
- a CDS encoding SDR family NAD(P)-dependent oxidoreductase has protein sequence MFGSRLPGNPGNSVSAVVTGAGSGIGRAFALEIARRRGAVLCSDIDEAAAQLTADEIVAAGGRAWAVVCDVSKIAEVQKLARQAGEILPQPVNLVVNNAGVGAGGKPVGETPLTDWKWTLGINLWGVIHGCHVFAPLLRHQGHGGIVNVASTASYSAAPLMGPYNVSKAGVLALSETLAAELAGTGVKITALCPTLVKTNINANGRIVGDASKLFDRLMDRFGMAPDRVVRMTLDAHQRGDLYVMPQFDARLIWRAKRLMPRTYAMGAGLFNRLH, from the coding sequence ATGTTCGGAAGTCGTTTGCCCGGGAACCCCGGGAATTCCGTTTCTGCAGTCGTAACCGGTGCCGGCAGCGGTATCGGGCGGGCGTTTGCCCTGGAAATTGCCCGGCGGCGCGGCGCGGTACTGTGTTCGGATATCGATGAGGCGGCAGCTCAGCTCACGGCTGACGAGATTGTCGCTGCTGGCGGTCGGGCATGGGCTGTCGTTTGCGACGTCAGCAAAATAGCCGAAGTGCAGAAACTGGCCCGCCAAGCCGGGGAGATTTTGCCGCAACCCGTGAACTTGGTCGTCAATAACGCGGGTGTCGGTGCCGGGGGAAAGCCGGTAGGTGAGACGCCCTTGACGGACTGGAAGTGGACCCTGGGTATCAATCTCTGGGGGGTGATCCACGGCTGTCACGTCTTTGCGCCGTTGCTCAGGCACCAGGGCCATGGCGGCATCGTCAACGTGGCGTCCACAGCCAGTTATTCGGCAGCGCCACTCATGGGTCCCTATAACGTCAGTAAGGCCGGCGTCCTGGCGCTGAGTGAGACTCTGGCTGCGGAACTGGCGGGCACCGGAGTGAAAATCACCGCGCTGTGCCCCACGCTGGTGAAGACCAACATCAACGCTAACGGCCGCATCGTGGGCGACGCCTCGAAGCTATTCGACCGGCTGATGGACCGCTTCGGCATGGCGCCGGACCGGGTCGTGCGAATGACCCTGGATGCCCACCAACGCGGCGATCTTTACGTGATGCCGCAATTCGATGCACGCCTGATTTGGCGCGCCAAACGCCTGATGCCCCGCACCTACGCGATGGGCGCCGGGCTGTTTAATCGCCTTCACTAA
- the ilvD gene encoding dihydroxy-acid dehydratase: MSEDKRRRYSSPVVDGLGKSASRAMLRAVGFTDEDFNKPQIGIASTWSNLTPCNMHINGLAEEAGRGAEEAGGKSLTFNTITVSDGIANGTEGMKYSLVSREVIADSIETTAGCEGFDGLVAIGGCDKNMPGCLMGLARLNRPSVFVYGGTIQPGANHTDLISVFEAVGAHAKGDMDLIEVKQIEETAVPGPGSCGGMYTANTMASAIEAMGMSLPGSSAQNAVSDTKLADCRAAGAAVLNLLDKDIKPRDIMTREAFENAITVVIALGGSTNAVLHLIAMANTVGVALSIDDFTEIGKRVPVLADLRPSGHYMMSELVAIGGIQPLMKMLLEAGLLRGDCLTVTGLTLGENLADVAPYPESQKIVHALQDPIKKDSHLRILRGNLAPDGAVAKITGKEGTYFTGKARVFHSEEEAQERIMDGTVVAGDVLVIRYEGPKGGPGMREMLTPTSAIMGKGLGKDVALITDGRFSGGSHGFVVGHITPEAAEGGPIALVENGDTITIDAEANTIDLDVTDDVLNSRRARWQPPKPKYTRGVLAKYARTVSSASNGAVTDDF; this comes from the coding sequence ATGAGCGAAGACAAACGCCGCCGCTATTCGAGCCCTGTGGTCGATGGCCTCGGGAAATCCGCCAGCCGCGCGATGCTGCGTGCGGTGGGCTTCACGGATGAAGATTTCAACAAGCCCCAGATCGGGATTGCCTCCACCTGGAGCAACCTCACCCCCTGCAACATGCACATCAACGGTCTGGCGGAGGAAGCCGGCCGGGGTGCCGAAGAGGCCGGTGGTAAAAGCTTAACTTTCAACACCATCACCGTATCGGACGGTATCGCCAACGGCACCGAGGGTATGAAATATTCCCTCGTCTCGCGGGAAGTGATCGCTGACTCCATAGAGACCACCGCCGGCTGCGAGGGTTTCGACGGTCTGGTCGCTATCGGCGGCTGTGACAAGAATATGCCGGGCTGTTTGATGGGGCTGGCGCGGCTGAACCGACCGTCAGTTTTCGTTTATGGTGGCACGATCCAACCCGGCGCCAATCACACGGACCTGATTTCCGTTTTCGAAGCCGTGGGAGCCCACGCCAAGGGCGACATGGATCTGATCGAAGTGAAACAGATCGAAGAAACCGCGGTGCCGGGTCCGGGGTCATGCGGCGGTATGTATACCGCCAACACCATGGCTTCGGCGATTGAAGCCATGGGTATGAGCTTGCCGGGCAGTTCGGCGCAGAATGCGGTATCCGATACCAAGCTGGCGGATTGCCGGGCGGCGGGCGCGGCGGTGCTCAACCTGCTGGACAAGGACATCAAACCCCGGGACATCATGACCCGCGAGGCCTTCGAGAACGCCATCACCGTGGTGATCGCCCTCGGTGGCTCCACCAATGCGGTGCTGCACCTGATCGCTATGGCCAATACCGTTGGGGTGGCGCTGTCTATCGATGATTTTACCGAGATTGGCAAACGGGTTCCGGTGCTGGCGGATCTGCGACCCAGCGGACACTACATGATGTCCGAACTGGTGGCGATTGGGGGCATCCAGCCGCTGATGAAGATGTTGCTGGAAGCGGGCCTGCTGCGCGGCGATTGCCTGACGGTTACCGGTCTGACGCTGGGCGAGAACCTGGCGGATGTGGCACCGTACCCGGAAAGCCAGAAGATCGTCCATGCGCTGCAAGACCCCATCAAGAAAGACAGCCACCTGCGTATCCTGCGTGGCAACCTGGCGCCAGACGGTGCGGTGGCCAAGATCACCGGCAAAGAGGGGACCTATTTCACGGGTAAGGCGCGGGTCTTCCATTCCGAAGAAGAGGCCCAGGAACGCATCATGGACGGCACGGTGGTGGCCGGCGATGTTCTGGTCATTCGCTATGAAGGCCCCAAGGGCGGACCGGGTATGCGCGAGATGCTTACGCCCACTTCGGCCATTATGGGCAAGGGACTAGGCAAGGATGTGGCGTTGATTACCGATGGCCGCTTCTCGGGTGGCAGTCATGGCTTCGTGGTCGGTCATATCACGCCCGAAGCGGCCGAGGGTGGACCGATCGCTTTAGTGGAAAACGGCGATACGATCACTATCGATGCCGAGGCCAATACCATCGACCTGGATGTCACGGACGATGTATTGAACAGCCGCCGGGCCCGCTGGCAGCCGCCCAAGCCCAAGTACACCCGTGGTGTCCTGGCCAAATATGCGCGCACGGTAAGTTCTGCTTCGAACGGTGCCGTTACCGACGATTTCTGA
- a CDS encoding flavin-containing monooxygenase, with amino-acid sequence MSTATAPSRNRRKAPVSKSGHSRTRPHTVLIVGAGFAGLGAALRLQQEGIRDVVILERAADIGGTWRDNTYPGAACDIPSNLYSFSFVPNPDWSRSFAGSWEILQYIHHLADHHNLRRKIHFNQDVSELIFDDKAGVWTATTRSGEAFQARSAIMAQGPLSNCSFPAIPGIDSFKGTKVHSARWDHGYDFHGKRVAVIGTGASGVQIVPELAKQVDKLKVFQRTPGWVLPRPDFATPEWNKLLFRRSPRAQSAVRRALYLTHESMALGIIWNSPLTGLMERMAQAHLHRQVKDSWMRRQLKPDFRIGCKRVLMSSDYYPALQKDNCELITWPIARISENGIRTAEGIEHQFDCIVFATGFDVSHSGTPFRVVGRKGQELAEDWRRGAQAYKSINVAGYPNLFMTFGPNSGPGHNSALVYMESQIEYLVRAIRLMEENDFKSLEVRKEVQRRHNRSIQKRLAKTNWNSGCKSWYLTGDGFNATMFPGFATQYARQMKGLNLKDYKVERGSGRPQ; translated from the coding sequence ATGAGTACGGCAACAGCACCCTCCAGAAACCGCCGCAAGGCACCGGTTTCCAAATCCGGCCACAGCCGGACACGGCCGCACACCGTGTTAATCGTAGGTGCCGGTTTTGCCGGTCTCGGCGCGGCGTTGCGCTTGCAGCAGGAAGGCATCCGCGATGTGGTGATCCTGGAGCGCGCGGCGGATATCGGCGGCACCTGGCGGGATAACACCTACCCGGGGGCAGCCTGCGATATTCCATCCAATCTCTACTCGTTTTCCTTTGTGCCGAATCCGGACTGGTCCCGTAGTTTTGCTGGCAGCTGGGAAATCCTGCAGTACATCCACCATCTGGCAGATCACCACAACCTGAGGCGCAAGATCCACTTTAATCAGGACGTGAGCGAGCTGATCTTCGATGATAAAGCCGGGGTGTGGACGGCGACCACCCGTTCAGGCGAAGCCTTCCAGGCCCGGTCGGCGATTATGGCTCAAGGGCCGCTGTCCAATTGCAGTTTCCCCGCTATCCCCGGCATCGACAGCTTCAAGGGCACCAAGGTTCACAGTGCGCGCTGGGACCACGGCTATGATTTCCACGGCAAACGCGTGGCGGTGATCGGCACGGGCGCGAGCGGGGTACAGATCGTTCCCGAGCTGGCCAAGCAGGTGGACAAACTCAAGGTGTTCCAGCGGACGCCGGGCTGGGTGCTGCCGAGACCGGATTTCGCGACGCCGGAGTGGAATAAGCTACTTTTTCGCCGCTCGCCCAGGGCGCAATCTGCCGTGCGCCGGGCGCTGTACCTGACTCACGAGTCCATGGCGCTGGGCATTATCTGGAACTCGCCGTTGACCGGACTGATGGAACGAATGGCGCAGGCCCATCTTCACCGTCAGGTAAAAGACTCCTGGATGCGTCGTCAGCTGAAGCCGGACTTTCGTATCGGCTGCAAGCGGGTGCTGATGTCCAGCGACTATTACCCGGCGCTGCAGAAAGACAACTGCGAGCTGATCACTTGGCCCATTGCCCGTATCAGCGAAAACGGGATTCGCACGGCCGAAGGGATTGAACACCAGTTCGATTGTATCGTGTTCGCCACTGGCTTCGATGTGTCCCACAGCGGTACGCCGTTCAGGGTAGTGGGGCGCAAGGGCCAGGAGTTGGCAGAGGACTGGCGTCGGGGCGCCCAGGCCTACAAGAGCATCAACGTCGCCGGTTATCCCAACCTGTTCATGACGTTCGGTCCCAACTCGGGTCCGGGCCATAATTCGGCGCTGGTCTATATGGAATCGCAGATCGAGTATCTGGTCCGGGCGATCCGGTTGATGGAGGAGAACGATTTTAAGAGCCTGGAGGTCCGCAAGGAGGTTCAGCGGCGTCACAATCGTTCGATTCAGAAACGCCTGGCAAAGACCAACTGGAACTCCGGCTGTAAGAGCTGGTATCTCACCGGGGACGGCTTCAATGCCACCATGTTCCCCGGCTTCGCCACCCAGTACGCTCGTCAGATGAAGGGGCTGAACCTGAAGGACTACAAGGTTGAGAGAGGTTCCGGCCGGCCCCAGTAG
- a CDS encoding TetR family transcriptional regulator C-terminal domain-containing protein: MTAPKSQAKPSNDTRAELIRVGGDIIAQRGFNSTGINAVLKEAGVPKGSFYYYFASKEDFGLAVIDGFAAEYNAQLDRTLGNPALSPLERIRRYLDMGVSDMQSCDYCRGCLIGNLGQELAGQNESFRLRLDSIFSDWQARFAECLEQAREQGEIDASADPRSLAQLMQMGWQGATLRSKVSKSVEPMAQFASMFFDQILGRPRAKPQ; this comes from the coding sequence ATGACAGCACCAAAATCCCAAGCCAAACCCAGTAACGATACCCGCGCGGAACTTATCCGCGTAGGTGGCGATATCATCGCCCAGCGGGGTTTTAACAGCACGGGTATCAATGCGGTGTTGAAAGAGGCTGGCGTGCCAAAGGGCTCGTTCTATTACTATTTTGCCAGCAAGGAAGACTTCGGGCTCGCGGTGATCGACGGGTTTGCTGCCGAGTACAATGCGCAGTTGGACCGGACGTTGGGCAACCCGGCCTTGTCACCGTTGGAACGTATACGCCGCTATCTGGATATGGGTGTGTCCGATATGCAGTCCTGCGACTACTGCCGGGGTTGCCTGATCGGTAACCTGGGGCAGGAGTTGGCAGGGCAGAACGAAAGTTTCCGCCTGCGTCTCGATAGTATTTTTTCCGATTGGCAGGCACGGTTTGCCGAGTGTCTGGAGCAGGCACGCGAACAAGGCGAGATCGATGCCTCCGCGGATCCGAGGTCATTGGCGCAATTAATGCAAATGGGTTGGCAGGGGGCGACGCTCCGGTCCAAGGTCAGTAAATCGGTGGAGCCAATGGCGCAGTTTGCCAGTATGTTTTTTGACCAGATCCTTGGTCGGCCGCGAGCCAAGCCTCAGTAG
- a CDS encoding ferritin-like domain-containing protein, whose translation MAQIDLDKMLAKIKDSQWALADIDWEKPGADKIAPEQWPKLKAFMSDLMWIEHVGARGFAAMAKKAPTDTLKEIYTYFHAEEQRHANAEMALMRRWGMLDGEELPEPNINLRLTIEWLDRYSDDMPLEVLGSVIPMLEIALDGALLKFLLDEVNDPLCHEVFEKINADEARHLGVDFHVMEMLGHGRLHQLAIKTLGTVASPKLILGVLAYAPLLNRMRDNIVAMGLQEERLYEAMGKYRRIGGRTKEGRRNPWYQIISQHGQMVINRDHIYHKPVDALVKLSDYIPRKALGPVPTWVKQLTWRPTA comes from the coding sequence ATGGCTCAAATCGATCTCGACAAAATGCTGGCCAAGATCAAGGACAGCCAATGGGCGCTGGCGGATATCGACTGGGAAAAGCCCGGCGCCGACAAAATCGCGCCGGAACAGTGGCCCAAACTCAAGGCCTTCATGTCGGACCTGATGTGGATCGAGCACGTCGGCGCCCGCGGTTTCGCTGCGATGGCGAAAAAGGCGCCCACCGACACGCTCAAGGAAATCTACACCTACTTCCATGCCGAAGAGCAGCGCCATGCCAACGCGGAAATGGCGCTGATGCGCCGCTGGGGCATGTTGGACGGTGAAGAGCTGCCCGAGCCCAACATCAACCTGCGCCTCACGATCGAATGGCTGGATCGCTATAGCGATGACATGCCGTTGGAGGTGCTGGGCTCGGTGATCCCGATGTTGGAAATCGCCCTGGACGGCGCCTTGCTCAAGTTCCTGCTGGACGAAGTGAACGATCCGCTATGTCACGAGGTGTTCGAGAAAATCAACGCCGACGAGGCGCGTCATCTTGGGGTGGATTTTCATGTCATGGAGATGCTCGGTCACGGTCGGTTGCATCAGCTGGCGATCAAGACCTTGGGCACGGTCGCCAGCCCCAAGCTGATCCTTGGGGTGCTGGCCTACGCGCCGCTGCTCAACCGCATGCGCGATAACATCGTCGCCATGGGTTTACAGGAGGAGCGGCTCTACGAGGCGATGGGCAAGTACCGGCGCATTGGTGGCCGCACAAAAGAGGGCCGGCGTAATCCTTGGTACCAGATCATCAGCCAGCACGGGCAGATGGTGATCAACCGGGATCACATCTATCACAAGCCGGTGGATGCCCTGGTCAAATTGAGCGACTACATTCCGCGAAAGGCTCTGGGCCCCGTACCCACCTGGGTCAAGCAGCTCACCTGGCGGCCGACGGCCTGA
- a CDS encoding DUF938 domain-containing protein: MKPVAEACLRNQQPIAEALAPLLDQPGRWLELGSGTGQHGVFLAQRHPHVVWQLSDVAAAQPGLRAWQTDVGLPNLPVPRELDVACQTPPPEHYDGVFTANTVHFVGWPVVKGLMSCASSVLEAGGWFAVYGPFNKNGQYTSQGNEALDAWLKSRDPASGIKDDTAVIELALSYDLAFDQDQAMPANNRMLFFRKR; this comes from the coding sequence TTGAAACCTGTTGCCGAAGCCTGCCTAAGAAATCAGCAACCCATTGCCGAGGCCCTGGCGCCGCTGCTCGATCAACCCGGTCGTTGGCTTGAGCTGGGCAGCGGGACCGGCCAGCATGGCGTCTTTCTGGCCCAGCGTCACCCGCATGTCGTCTGGCAGCTGTCCGACGTCGCTGCAGCTCAGCCGGGTTTGCGCGCCTGGCAAACGGATGTCGGGCTTCCCAATCTGCCGGTGCCTCGGGAGTTGGACGTTGCCTGTCAGACCCCGCCACCGGAGCACTACGATGGCGTATTTACGGCCAATACGGTCCACTTTGTCGGGTGGCCGGTGGTGAAGGGCTTGATGAGCTGCGCGTCCAGCGTACTGGAGGCTGGCGGCTGGTTCGCGGTGTATGGGCCCTTCAACAAGAACGGGCAGTACACCAGTCAGGGAAACGAAGCGCTGGATGCCTGGCTCAAGTCCCGGGATCCGGCCAGCGGGATTAAGGATGACACCGCGGTCATCGAGTTGGCTCTGAGCTATGATCTGGCATTCGACCAAGATCAGGCGATGCCCGCCAACAATCGCATGCTGTTCTTCAGGAAACGATGA
- a CDS encoding CopD family protein, which produces MGFFVALHTLAAVIWVGGMFFAYMALRPAAGAVLEPAQRAPLWCHTLAIFFRWVWASIIVLLVSGFGMLGMYFDGLGSAGWHVHAMLTLGILMMLLFMHVWFAPYRRLKRAVADNDIPEAGRRIGQIRTFVLINLILGLIVVVVGSGGRYLVLMNL; this is translated from the coding sequence ATGGGCTTTTTCGTGGCATTGCACACACTGGCGGCGGTCATCTGGGTGGGCGGTATGTTCTTCGCCTATATGGCGTTGCGTCCGGCGGCCGGAGCGGTATTGGAACCGGCTCAAAGGGCGCCGCTATGGTGTCATACGCTGGCGATCTTCTTCCGCTGGGTTTGGGCGTCGATTATCGTTCTCCTGGTGTCCGGTTTCGGCATGCTGGGCATGTATTTTGACGGGCTGGGTTCGGCCGGCTGGCATGTGCACGCCATGCTGACGCTGGGTATCCTGATGATGCTGCTGTTTATGCACGTTTGGTTCGCGCCCTACCGCCGGCTCAAGCGGGCGGTGGCCGACAACGATATTCCCGAGGCTGGACGGCGCATCGGACAGATTCGCACCTTCGTCCTCATCAACCTGATCCTCGGCCTGATTGTCGTTGTGGTGGGTTCCGGGGGGCGCTATCTGGTTCTGATGAACCTGTGA